CTCAATCGCGTCGCGAACCTCTCGGGGCGGCGCGGCTTCGTGCTGCGCCCGCTCTCGGCGCGGCGCCTCGAGCCCACGGTGCCCGAGACCGACGGCCGCATCGACCGCGCGCGCCTGCTCGACCTGGAGGGACGCTCGCGCAAGCGGCAGTTCGAGCTGGCCGCGCGCTGGGGGATCACCGGGTACCCGACGCCGGCCGGCGGCTGCCTGCTCACGGACCCGAACTTCTCGCGGCGGCTGCGCGATCTCTTCGAGCACGGGCCCGAGCCGGACGCGCACGCGCTCGCGCTGCTCAAGATCGGCCGCCAGTTCCGCATCCGCGAGGGCGTCAAGGCGACGGTCGGCAAGAACGACGTGGACAACAAGGCGCTGCTGGCGCTGCGCGCCCCCGGCGACACCGTCGTGCGCACCAACGGCGTGCCCGGCCCGGTGGCGATCGTCGGCGGCGCCGCGGACGAGGCCGACCTCGCGCTCGTCGCCTCGATCTGCGCCCGCTACAGCGACGCGCGCGCCGCGGGCGCGGTGCCCATGGTCGTCGAGGGGCCCGACGGGGCGCGCCAGGTGTCCGCGCAGGCGATTGGCGACGAGGAACTGGTCGCGCGGCGACTCTAGGAAGCCCGGCGTAGGTTCTCGCCGCCCGGACGCGCGCAGTGATCGCACGATGGCGGCCTCCGCGAGAGCGGCGCCATCGAGGGGCACGTGGTGTAATCCCTCACGGTCTGTGGTACGGTCTTCCGTGCGAGGCGACGTTTTCCTCACGCGAATCAACGGTTTAACCGGGAAGGACGGACGGACGTGAGAGAGATCAGCGCACGGGCGGTCAGCGAGAGCGTCGCGCGGCTCCTCGTCGAGGCCAACACGCTGCTCGGGGCGGACGTCGTCTCGGCGTTCGAGAAGGGCGCGGCCTGCGAGAGTTCCCCAGCCGGCCGCGACGTGTTCGGCCAGCTGCTCGAGAACGCCGAGCTGGCGCGCCGCTCCGGCGTGCCGCTCTGCCAGGACACCGGACTGACCGTGGTCTTCCTCGAGCGCGGCCAGGACCTGCACGTCACCGGCGGGGACCTGCGCGAGGCCGTCCACGCCGGCGTGCGCAAGGGCTGCAAGGACGGCTACCTGCGCGCCTCCGTGGTGTCGCCGCCCGTGATCCGCCGCGTGAACACCGGCGACAACACCCCCGCCATCATCCACGAGACGACCGTGCCGGGCGACCGCCTGCGCATCACCGTCGCCCCCAAGGGCGGCGGCAGCGAGAACATGAGCGGCCTGACGATGCTGCGTCCCGCCGACGGGCGCGAGGGGGTGCGGCGCTTCGTCGTGGAGACCGTCGCGAAGGCGGGCTCGAACCCCTGCCCGCCCGTCGTGGTCGGCGTGGGGATCGGCGGCACCTTCGAGCTGTGCGCGCTCATCGCCAAGAAGGCGCTGCTGCGGGAGCCGCTCGGCGCGCCGAACCCCGACCCGGACTTCGCGCAGCTCGAGCGCGACCTGCTGGCCGACATCAACCGCCTCGGCATCGGCCCCGGGGGCCTCGGCGGCAACGTCACCGCGCTCGCCGTGCACGTGGAGACCCACCCCTGCCACATCGCGAGCCTGCCGGTCGCCGTCAACATCAACTGCCACTCGCACCGCCACCGGGAGGAGCTGCTGTGAGCACCGACGCCCACGCCGCCATCCGCCTGACGACGCCGCTGACGCCCCAGGCAGTGGCCTCCCTGCGCGCCGGCGATCAGGTCCTGCTCTCGGGGACGGTCTACACCGCCCGGGACGCCGCCCACGCGCGCATGATCGCGCTGCTCGAGAAGGGCCAGCCGCTGCCCTTCCCCATCGAGGGCCAGGTGCTCTACTACGTCGGCCCGACGCCCCCGCGCCCCGGCCAGCCGATCGGCTCGGCCGGCCCCACGACGAGCGGCCGCATGGACTCCTACACGCCGGCGCTGCTGGCCGCCGGCCTGCGGGGGATGATCGGCAAGGGCAGCCGTTCCGCGGAGGTCCGCGAGGCGATCGTGCGCCACGGCGCCGTGTACTTCGCGGCCACCGGCGGCGCCGGCGCGCTGCTCGCCCAGCGCATCAAGGCCGCCGAGGTCGTCGCCTGGGAGGAACTCGGCACCGAGGCCGTCCGCCGCCTCGTTGTCGAGGACTTCCCGCTCGTGGTCATCGACGACGCGCACGGCCACGACCTCTACGAGGAGGGCGCGGCCCGCTACCGCGCCGGCTGACCCCAAATCCGCGCGTAACGCGCGGATCGATGGAGGCAGACATGTCACCTAGTCTGATTCGATTCACAGTGATTGAAATGCCTGCTGCTCTGCTGGATCCGCGCGTACGCGCGGATCTGGGCTGACGCCATGGGCGCGCGCGCCGCGGCCGACCCGCTCTGCCCCGCCGACCGCGATCTGCGTCGGCTGCTCGCGGGCCGCCATCACGACCCGCACCGCATCCTCGGCGTCCACCGCGCGCCGGGGACGCCGGGCGACTGGATCGTCCGCTGCTTCCACCCCGGCGCCGCGACCGCGGAGGTCCTCGTCGAGGGCCGCCCGCCGCTGGCCATGGCCCGCGTCCACGAGGCGGGCCTCTTCGCCGCGCGCCTCGCCGGCGGGGAGACGCCGCCCGTCTACCGCCTGCGCCTGGGCTTCCCCGACGGCGGCTCGCTCGAGCGCGACGACCCCTACCGCTTCCTGCCGACGGTCGGGGAGCTGGATCTGCACCTGATCGGCGAGGGCTCGCACCGGCGGCTCTGGGAGGTGCTCGGCGCGCACCCGCGCGTCCTCGACGGCGTCGCGGGCGTGGCCTTCGCGGTCTGGGCGCCGAACGCGCGCCGCGTCAGCGTCGTCGGCGAGTTCAACGCCTGGGACGGGCGCGTCCACGCGATGCGCGTGCTCGGCGGCTCCGGCGTCTGGGAGCTGTTCATCCCCGGCATCGGCGAGTGGGCGCTGTATCGCTACGAGATCGCGGCCGCCGACGGCGCGCTGCGCCTCAAGACCGATCCGCTCGCGTTCGCCGCGGAGCTGCGGCCCAAGACCGCCGGCCTCGTCTTCGAGCACGGCCGCTATCCCTGGGCCGACGCCGCCTGGATGGCGGAGCGCGCGCAGCGCCAGCCGCGCTCGGGACCGCTGGCGATCTACGAAGTCCACCTCGGCTCCTGGATGCGCAGCGGCGGGGAAGCGGGCGAGTGGCTGACGTATCGCGAGATCGCCCCGCGCCTCGCCGAGCACGTGCGCCGGCTCGGGTTCACGCACGTGGAGCTGCTCCCCGTCGCCGAGCACCCCTTCGACGCCTCGTGGGGCTACCAGGTGACGGGCTTTTACGCGCCGACGAGCCGCTTCGGGACGCCGGATGACTTCAAGTTCCTGGTCGACACCCTGCACCAGGCGGGGATCGGCGTGATCCTCGACTGGGTACCCGGACACTTCCCGCGCGACGACCACAGCCTGCGCCGCTTCGACGGCACCGCGCTCTACGAGCACGAGGACCCGCGGCTCGGCGAGCACCCCGACTGGGGGACGCTGATCTTCAACTTCGGCCGCAACGAGGTCGCCAACTTCCTGCTCGCCAACGCCCTCTTCTGGCTGGAGGTCTTCCACGTCGACGCGCTGCGCGTGGACGCCGTGGCCTCGATGCTGTACCTCGACTACAGCCGGCGCGAGGGCGAGTGGATCCCCAACCGCTACGGCGGCCGCGAGAACCTCGACGCGGTGGCCTTCCTGCGCCGCCTCAACGAGCTGGTGTACGCGCTGCACGACGGGTGCTTCACGGTCGCCGAGGAGTCCACGGCCTGGCCGGCGGTCTCGCTGCCGACGTGGCTCGGCGGGCTGGGCTTCGGCTTCAAGTGGAACATGGGCTGGATGCACGACACGCTGCACTACTTTCACCGCGACCCGGTGCACCGCGCCCACCACCACAACGAGCTGACCTTCTCGATGCTCTACGCCTACACCGAGAACTTCGTGCTGCCGCTCTCGCACGACGAGGTCGTGCACGGCAAGGGCTCGCTGCTCGGCAAGATGCCCGGCGACCGCTGGCGGCAGTTCGCGAACCTGCGCCTGCTCATGGCGTACCACTGGACGCACCCGGGCAAGAAGCTGCTCTTCATGGGCTCGGAGCTGGCGCCGGACCGCGAGTGGGACCACGACCGCGGCCTGGAGTGGCACCTGGCGCAGGACCCGCCGCGCGCCGGCGTCCTGCGGCTCATCGAGGACCTCGGCCGCCTCTACCGCGGCACCGCGGCGCTCTGGGAGCTGGACCACGACCCCGAGGGCTTCGCCTGGATCGACTGCCAGGACGCCGCGCAGAGCGTCGTCTCGTTCGTGCGCCGCGACCGCTCCGGCGGGCACGTCGTCGTCGCGCTGAACCTCACGCCGGTGCCGCGCCGCGCCTACCGCGTCGGGCTGCCGTGCGCCGGCCCCTACCGCGAGGCGCTCAACACGGACGCGGCGCTCTATGGCGGGGGCAACCTCGGCAACGGCGGCACCGTGGTGCCCGAGCCGGTGGCGATGCACGGGTTCGCGCAGTCCGCGGCGCTCACGCTGCCGCCGCTGGCAGCCGTCGTCCTCCAGCCGCTCGCGGGGTAGGAGAAATGGGGACCTCCCCCCTCGAGAGGCTCGCGGCCGCCGCGGGCATCGAGGCGTCGTGGCGCGACAACTGGGGCGGGATCCACCTTGCCGAGGAACGGACCGTTGCGGGCATCCTCGCCGCGATGGGGCTCTGCGCGGAGCCGCCGTCGGCCGCGCGCCGGACCCTGGCGCAGACGGCCGAGGCCGCGTGGTGCGAGCCCCTCCCGCCGGTGCTGGTCGTCAGCGCCGCGTCGCCCCCCGAGCGCTTCCCGGCGGCGCTGCCGCGCGGGACGGGTGCCCCGGGCGAGGGCGGCCGGAGCGTGCCGGCCTTCACCGTCGAGCTGATCGAGGAAGGCGGCGCGCGCCGCGGCGCCACCTTCGGCGGGGGCGAGATATCGCGCGCCGGGACGCGCCGGTACCGCAGCGGCGTCTGGGACCGCTTCGACGTCCCCCTTCCCGGGCCCTTCCCGCTGGGCTACCACACGCTGCGCGTCACGGCCCGGCGCGACGGGCGCGAGGTGCTCGGCGGCGAGATCCCCCTCATCGCCTGCCCGGACCGCTGCTGGACGCCTCCGGGACACGAGGACGGCGCGTGCGCCGGCGGGCTCGGCGTCGCACTCTACGGGCTGCGCTCGGCGCGCAACGCCGGCGTCGGCGACCTGGCGGACCTGCGGCAGCTCACGCGCTGGGCGGTGCGCGAGCTGGGCGTCTCGTTCATCGGCATCAACCCGCTGCACGCCACGCGCAACCGCTACCCGTACAACCACAGCCCGTACCTGCCCCTGTCCAGCCTCTTCCGCAACCACATCTACCTGGCGCTCGAGGACATCCCCGAGCTGGCGGCGAGCGCCCCGGCGCGCCGCCTCCTCGCCCACGGCGGCGGCCTGCTCGCGCGGCTGCGGGCGGCGGAGCACGTCCCGTACGACGCGGCGGACCGCTTCAAGCTGCGCGCGCTGCGCGCGCTCTTCGATCAGTTCCTCGCCGACGCCTGGCACCGCCCGGGCGCCAGCGAGCGGCGCCGGGCGTTCGAGGACTTCCTGGCCGCCGAGGGGCCGGCGCTGGAGCGCTTCGCGCTCTTCCGCGCGATCGAAGCGCACTTCGGCTCCGGCGGCGCAGCCCCCTGGTCCTGGCGGCTCTGGCCGGAGGAGTACCGCAGCCCGGACGCCGCCGGCGCGCGCGCGTTCCTGGCCGAGCGCCGGGAGGAGGTCCTCTTCTGGCAGTACCTGCAGTGGCAGCTCGACGAGCAGCTCGCTGGCCTCGACCGCGACGCGCGCGCCGCGGGGCTCGCGCTCGGGTACTACCACGACCTGGCGATGGCGGTCGACGAGCACGGCGCGGACGCCTGGGCGCAGCAGCAGCTGTTCGCGCGCGGGGCCCGCGTGGGGGCGCCGCCGGACGACTTCAACACGGCCGGGCAGGACTGGGGCTTCCCGCCGCCGGATCCCGGGCGCGACCGCGCGGCAGGATACCGCTCCTTCCGCGAGCAGGTGCGCCGCGCCTGCCGCCACGCCGGCCTGCTGCGGATCGATCACGTGATGCGCCTGGCGCGCCTCTACTGGATCCCGGCGGGCCTGCCGGCGTCGGCGGGGACGTACGTGCGCTACCGTGCGGACGAGCTCTTCGGGATCGTCGCCCTCGAGAGCGTGCGCAACCGCACCGTCGTCATCGGCGAGGATCTCGGGATCGTGCCCGACGGCTTCCGCGAGCGGATGGCCGCGGCCGGGCTGTGCTCCTGCCGGCTGCTCTGGTTCGAGCGCGCCGCCGACGGCGCCTACCGCCGGCCCCCGGAGTACCCGCGGGACGCGATGGTCTCGATCACGACGCACGACCTGGCGACGCTCGCGGGCTTCTGGTCGGGGCACGACCTGGAGACGCGGCGCGAGATCGGCCACTTCCCCACCGCCGACGCCTACGCGGCGGCGCTCGCGGCGCGGCGCGACGAGCGCCGCAGGCTCTCCGCGCTGCTCGCGGAACTCGGGCTGCTGGGGGCGCCCCGCGGCGGGGAGCCCGCGCCGCTCGATGGCGAGATGCACAACGCGGTCGTGGCGCTGCTGTGCGCGACGCCCAGCCGCTACCTGGTCCTGGCACAGGAGGACCTCTTCAAGGTGCCGGATCAGCAGAACGTGCCGGGGACGGTTGCCGAGCGGCCGAACTGGGTCTGGCGGATGCCGTGGACGCTCGAGGAGCTGGAGACTGCGCAGCCGGTGCGGGACTTCGCGCGGATGTTCCGGGAGAACCTGCGGCGCTCGGGAAGGGCCTAGCGCCCCGGCTCTAGGGCTGGAGGTCCGAGGTCTCCTTCTTCTTGCGGGCGGCGCCCTTGGCGCCCACCGCCTCGCGCACGGCCGCCGCGGCGCGCCCCGCCTCCTCCTTGACCATGCGGGCCGCCCTCCCCGCCTCCTGGGCCGCCTTGGCGCGCTGGCGCTCGATGTCCTGGCGGATGACCTCCATGCGGGCCTGCAGCCGCCGGACCTCCTCGTACGCGCTCGCCACGTCCGGGTCGCCGTGCACGTCCGACCGTCCCTCGGTGTGCAGCCGCCAGGCGCGCTCGCCGACGCGGCGGAGCGCGAGGCCCAGCTTGCGATCGAGGTTCGCCACCTCGATCTTGTAG
This genomic stretch from bacterium harbors:
- a CDS encoding fumarate hydratase, which translates into the protein MREISARAVSESVARLLVEANTLLGADVVSAFEKGAACESSPAGRDVFGQLLENAELARRSGVPLCQDTGLTVVFLERGQDLHVTGGDLREAVHAGVRKGCKDGYLRASVVSPPVIRRVNTGDNTPAIIHETTVPGDRLRITVAPKGGGSENMSGLTMLRPADGREGVRRFVVETVAKAGSNPCPPVVVGVGIGGTFELCALIAKKALLREPLGAPNPDPDFAQLERDLLADINRLGIGPGGLGGNVTALAVHVETHPCHIASLPVAVNINCHSHRHREELL
- a CDS encoding Fe-S-containing hydro-lyase, which codes for MSTDAHAAIRLTTPLTPQAVASLRAGDQVLLSGTVYTARDAAHARMIALLEKGQPLPFPIEGQVLYYVGPTPPRPGQPIGSAGPTTSGRMDSYTPALLAAGLRGMIGKGSRSAEVREAIVRHGAVYFAATGGAGALLAQRIKAAEVVAWEELGTEAVRRLVVEDFPLVVIDDAHGHDLYEEGAARYRAG
- the glgB gene encoding 1,4-alpha-glucan branching protein GlgB encodes the protein MGARAAADPLCPADRDLRRLLAGRHHDPHRILGVHRAPGTPGDWIVRCFHPGAATAEVLVEGRPPLAMARVHEAGLFAARLAGGETPPVYRLRLGFPDGGSLERDDPYRFLPTVGELDLHLIGEGSHRRLWEVLGAHPRVLDGVAGVAFAVWAPNARRVSVVGEFNAWDGRVHAMRVLGGSGVWELFIPGIGEWALYRYEIAAADGALRLKTDPLAFAAELRPKTAGLVFEHGRYPWADAAWMAERAQRQPRSGPLAIYEVHLGSWMRSGGEAGEWLTYREIAPRLAEHVRRLGFTHVELLPVAEHPFDASWGYQVTGFYAPTSRFGTPDDFKFLVDTLHQAGIGVILDWVPGHFPRDDHSLRRFDGTALYEHEDPRLGEHPDWGTLIFNFGRNEVANFLLANALFWLEVFHVDALRVDAVASMLYLDYSRREGEWIPNRYGGRENLDAVAFLRRLNELVYALHDGCFTVAEESTAWPAVSLPTWLGGLGFGFKWNMGWMHDTLHYFHRDPVHRAHHHNELTFSMLYAYTENFVLPLSHDEVVHGKGSLLGKMPGDRWRQFANLRLLMAYHWTHPGKKLLFMGSELAPDREWDHDRGLEWHLAQDPPRAGVLRLIEDLGRLYRGTAALWELDHDPEGFAWIDCQDAAQSVVSFVRRDRSGGHVVVALNLTPVPRRAYRVGLPCAGPYREALNTDAALYGGGNLGNGGTVVPEPVAMHGFAQSAALTLPPLAAVVLQPLAG
- the malQ gene encoding 4-alpha-glucanotransferase; its protein translation is MGTSPLERLAAAAGIEASWRDNWGGIHLAEERTVAGILAAMGLCAEPPSAARRTLAQTAEAAWCEPLPPVLVVSAASPPERFPAALPRGTGAPGEGGRSVPAFTVELIEEGGARRGATFGGGEISRAGTRRYRSGVWDRFDVPLPGPFPLGYHTLRVTARRDGREVLGGEIPLIACPDRCWTPPGHEDGACAGGLGVALYGLRSARNAGVGDLADLRQLTRWAVRELGVSFIGINPLHATRNRYPYNHSPYLPLSSLFRNHIYLALEDIPELAASAPARRLLAHGGGLLARLRAAEHVPYDAADRFKLRALRALFDQFLADAWHRPGASERRRAFEDFLAAEGPALERFALFRAIEAHFGSGGAAPWSWRLWPEEYRSPDAAGARAFLAERREEVLFWQYLQWQLDEQLAGLDRDARAAGLALGYYHDLAMAVDEHGADAWAQQQLFARGARVGAPPDDFNTAGQDWGFPPPDPGRDRAAGYRSFREQVRRACRHAGLLRIDHVMRLARLYWIPAGLPASAGTYVRYRADELFGIVALESVRNRTVVIGEDLGIVPDGFRERMAAAGLCSCRLLWFERAADGAYRRPPEYPRDAMVSITTHDLATLAGFWSGHDLETRREIGHFPTADAYAAALAARRDERRRLSALLAELGLLGAPRGGEPAPLDGEMHNAVVALLCATPSRYLVLAQEDLFKVPDQQNVPGTVAERPNWVWRMPWTLEELETAQPVRDFARMFRENLRRSGRA